The Synechocystis sp. PCC 7509 genome includes a window with the following:
- a CDS encoding MarR family winged helix-turn-helix transcriptional regulator, translating into MNQPQEKPSAELNSTATHTAAKETFMATVRELVWAYQGFRSYSDAQIRQMGLTSSQFDIISTLGNTSGMTFNKLAEKTLTTKGELTGIIDRLEKKGLVRREVPKEDRRSFLAVLTPAGEKVFTETFPAHIAHLKQKFDRLSSDELQQIQSALAKLRNLF; encoded by the coding sequence GTGAACCAACCCCAAGAAAAACCCTCAGCAGAACTTAATAGTACGGCAACTCACACTGCGGCTAAAGAAACATTTATGGCAACAGTAAGAGAATTAGTTTGGGCTTATCAAGGTTTTAGAAGTTACTCAGATGCTCAAATTCGACAAATGGGTTTAACGTCTTCCCAGTTTGATATTATCAGCACTTTGGGGAATACTTCTGGCATGACTTTTAACAAACTAGCAGAAAAAACTCTTACTACCAAAGGCGAACTTACAGGCATTATCGATCGTTTAGAAAAAAAAGGGTTGGTGCGGCGAGAAGTACCAAAAGAAGATAGACGCAGTTTTCTAGCTGTACTAACCCCCGCCGGAGAAAAAGTATTTACTGAAACTTTCCCCGCTCATATCGCCCATCTCAAACAGAAATTCGATCGCTTGAGTAGTGATGAATTGCAGCAAATTCAGAGCGCTTTGGCAAAACTGAGAAATTTGTTTTAA
- a CDS encoding salt stress protein, Slr1339 family, with amino-acid sequence MDAIDKLLSQIKADTPKPSKPISQKPIIVPLPSNSEDIDNLLAEVQADFQNQSTTPAALKNNPPIIESILAQVKTHYDEQDKTRSQNEQQQLQAEQLKQIEKLKIRAKSWLKQLDPLSTEGLWFEQFAEGYPTKLAAAINYLQES; translated from the coding sequence ATGGATGCAATTGATAAACTATTGTCCCAAATTAAAGCCGACACTCCTAAACCCTCAAAACCTATCAGCCAAAAACCAATCATTGTACCGCTTCCCTCTAACTCAGAAGATATAGATAACCTTTTAGCAGAAGTTCAAGCTGACTTTCAAAATCAATCAACAACGCCCGCAGCTTTAAAAAATAATCCGCCGATAATTGAGAGTATTTTAGCTCAAGTTAAAACTCACTACGACGAACAAGACAAAACGAGATCGCAAAACGAACAGCAACAACTACAAGCAGAACAACTAAAACAAATTGAAAAGTTAAAAATTCGGGCTAAATCTTGGTTAAAACAACTAGATCCTTTATCCACCGAAGGGTTATGGTTTGAACAATTTGCTGAAGGCTATCCCACAAAACTAGCCGCAGCAATTAATTATCTTCAAGAATCATAA
- a CDS encoding PadR family transcriptional regulator, which yields MQKVLYVKEMISMALAQAILALLYDCPCSGYDLAKQFDSSVGFFWKASHQQIYRELSKIEALCWVSYETIAQTGKPDKKLYRVTEVGKEELTDWLNQQCEPIPVKDELLVKIFVGYLAAPQTLQTELQRHRQLHQQKLQAYKQLEEQYFADPPALSLDAKFRYLTLIRGIHEENSWLNWCDEAIELLKVDDRIQ from the coding sequence ATGCAAAAAGTTTTATATGTCAAGGAAATGATCTCTATGGCTTTGGCTCAGGCAATATTAGCTTTGTTATATGACTGTCCCTGTAGCGGGTACGATTTAGCAAAGCAGTTTGATAGTTCGGTGGGCTTTTTTTGGAAAGCAAGCCACCAACAAATTTATCGGGAATTGTCCAAAATCGAGGCACTTTGCTGGGTTAGTTACGAAACCATTGCTCAAACCGGAAAACCAGACAAAAAGCTCTATCGCGTCACCGAAGTAGGGAAAGAGGAGTTAACTGACTGGCTAAATCAACAGTGCGAACCGATACCAGTTAAAGACGAATTATTAGTAAAAATTTTTGTGGGTTATTTAGCTGCACCCCAAACCCTGCAAACAGAGTTGCAAAGACATCGCCAACTTCATCAACAGAAGTTACAGGCTTATAAGCAGTTGGAGGAGCAGTATTTTGCCGATCCTCCAGCACTTTCCCTCGACGCAAAATTTCGTTATTTGACTCTAATTAGAGGCATTCATGAGGAAAATAGCTGGTTAAATTGGTGTGATGAAGCTATAGAACTACTTAAAGTAGACGATCGCATTCAATAG
- a CDS encoding phosphotransacetylase family protein — translation MPTAAKYLLIGSTEAYSGKSATVLGLFHQLQKKGLDIAYGKPVGGNFDGDRQVEEADVELIKQIFDLSPRQLFPTLLNLNAATVEKRLSGEDTTNYQQEAKQYLQKTGSDLVLLEGAGNLAEGVLFDLSLPQVAQAVDAAVLLVVRYKSVLSIEALIAAKQNLGDSLIGVLLNDIPSDQLEFANSQMRPFLEQQNIPVLGMLPKNALLRSVSVAELVKQLQADVLCRRDRLNLMVESLAIGAMNVNSALKYFRKRRNMAVVTGGDRVEIQLAALESSTQCLILTGQLPPPDFILNKAEELEIPILSVDLDTLSTVEIVDRAFGQVRLHEPIKVDCIRQLMQEHFDIERLLSILGLDAAVALS, via the coding sequence GTGCCAACAGCTGCTAAATATTTACTAATTGGGTCAACAGAGGCTTACAGTGGTAAGTCCGCTACGGTACTAGGTCTATTTCATCAACTGCAAAAAAAAGGGCTAGATATTGCCTATGGAAAGCCTGTAGGTGGTAATTTTGATGGAGATAGACAGGTAGAGGAAGCAGATGTTGAACTTATTAAGCAGATATTCGATTTGTCACCCCGTCAATTGTTCCCCACACTGCTAAACTTAAATGCCGCTACTGTAGAAAAACGTTTAAGCGGTGAAGATACAACTAATTATCAACAGGAAGCTAAACAATATCTGCAAAAAACTGGCAGCGATTTAGTATTGCTAGAAGGTGCGGGTAATTTAGCTGAGGGAGTATTATTTGATCTCAGCTTGCCTCAAGTGGCTCAAGCGGTTGATGCCGCCGTATTATTGGTAGTGCGCTATAAATCGGTTTTATCGATAGAGGCGCTCATAGCTGCAAAACAAAACTTGGGCGATTCCTTAATTGGCGTTTTGCTAAATGATATTCCCAGCGACCAATTAGAGTTTGCCAATAGCCAAATGCGCCCGTTTTTAGAACAGCAAAATATCCCTGTACTGGGAATGTTACCAAAAAATGCTTTGCTGCGTAGCGTCAGTGTGGCAGAACTTGTTAAGCAATTACAAGCGGACGTGCTTTGTCGGCGCGATCGCCTTAACTTAATGGTAGAAAGCCTCGCTATTGGAGCAATGAATGTCAATTCTGCTTTAAAATACTTCCGCAAGCGGCGAAATATGGCAGTAGTTACAGGGGGCGATCGCGTAGAAATTCAATTAGCTGCCTTGGAAAGTTCTACTCAATGCCTAATTCTGACTGGACAATTACCACCACCGGATTTTATTCTCAATAAAGCCGAAGAATTAGAAATTCCGATTTTGTCGGTGGATCTCGATACTCTTTCCACTGTAGAAATTGTCGATCGCGCCTTTGGACAAGTCCGCCTGCACGAACCAATTAAAGTAGATTGTATTCGCCAATTAATGCAGGAGCATTTTGATATTGAGCGCTTGTTGTCTATCTTGGGACTAGATGCGGCGGTAGCTTTATCTTAA
- a CDS encoding MAPEG family protein, producing MISLFTAPTVFLTSIVAAAVLIYIPYLAVAYGRFQVGYDMAAPRAMFDKLPPYAQRANWAHQNTLEAFPIFAAAALMAYVTGQNSQIAEIAAITFVGARLLYSGFYIANIPVGRSLMFAIGNLCAGTLFVLSVLHG from the coding sequence ATGATATCGCTATTTACCGCGCCGACAGTTTTTTTAACTAGCATTGTAGCGGCAGCAGTTCTTATCTATATTCCCTATTTAGCGGTCGCTTACGGGCGATTCCAGGTGGGTTATGATATGGCTGCGCCGCGTGCGATGTTTGACAAGTTACCGCCCTATGCTCAACGAGCTAATTGGGCGCATCAAAATACCCTTGAAGCCTTCCCAATTTTTGCCGCCGCCGCTTTGATGGCTTACGTTACTGGGCAAAATTCCCAAATAGCAGAAATTGCGGCAATTACTTTTGTAGGAGCGCGGTTACTGTATTCAGGGTTTTATATTGCTAACATACCTGTAGGACGGAGTTTGATGTTTGCTATTGGAAATCTTTGTGCGGGGACGCTGTTTGTTTTGAGCGTTCTGCATGGCTAA
- a CDS encoding YajQ family cyclic di-GMP-binding protein: MASNYSFDIVSDFDHQELVNALDQTDREINSRYDLKDTKTTVELGGEVINISTDSEFTLDAVHSILQQKAAKRNLSLKIFDYGKIESASGNRIRQEVKLKKGISQEIAKQISKLIRDEFKKVQPSIQGDSVRVSSKDKDDLQVVIQRLKQEELPVALQFTNYR, from the coding sequence ATGGCTTCTAACTATTCTTTTGATATTGTCAGCGACTTTGACCACCAAGAATTAGTCAATGCTTTAGACCAAACCGATCGAGAAATTAACAGCCGCTATGACCTCAAAGATACTAAAACAACTGTAGAATTGGGCGGCGAAGTAATTAATATTAGTACCGATAGCGAATTTACTTTAGATGCTGTCCACTCAATTCTTCAGCAAAAAGCCGCTAAACGTAACCTTTCGCTGAAAATATTTGATTACGGCAAAATAGAATCGGCAAGCGGCAATCGCATTCGCCAAGAAGTCAAGCTGAAAAAAGGTATTAGTCAAGAAATAGCTAAACAAATTAGTAAGCTAATTCGAGATGAGTTTAAAAAAGTACAGCCGTCAATTCAAGGCGACTCGGTAAGAGTTTCTAGCAAAGACAAAGATGATTTGCAAGTGGTAATTCAGCGCTTAAAACAAGAAGAACTACCCGTAGCTTTACAGTTTACCAACTACCGCTAG
- a CDS encoding vWA domain-containing protein, with translation MKDRDYTLIIDKSGSMSTPDRQGGKSRWEIAQESTLALARKCEQFDPDGITVYVFSGRFKRYDDVTSAKVAQIFQENDPSGTTNLASVLQDATNNYFKRKSSGQSKPAGETILVITDGEPDDRRAVMEVIVTASRQMDNDEELAISMIQVGSDPQATNFLKALDDQLQGVGAKFDICDAITLDDMEDMSLADILLNAIND, from the coding sequence ATGAAAGACCGTGACTATACTTTGATTATTGACAAAAGTGGCAGTATGTCCACTCCCGATCGGCAAGGTGGCAAAAGTAGATGGGAAATAGCTCAAGAATCTACTCTTGCTCTTGCTAGAAAATGCGAACAATTCGATCCCGATGGAATTACTGTTTATGTTTTTTCTGGTCGGTTTAAGCGCTACGATGATGTAACTTCTGCCAAAGTCGCGCAAATATTTCAAGAAAACGATCCATCAGGAACAACTAATTTAGCATCGGTGCTTCAAGACGCAACCAATAATTATTTTAAACGCAAAAGTAGCGGACAATCTAAACCCGCAGGCGAAACAATTTTAGTAATAACTGATGGAGAACCCGACGATCGCCGCGCAGTTATGGAGGTAATTGTTACCGCTTCAAGACAAATGGATAATGACGAAGAATTAGCAATTTCGATGATTCAAGTTGGTAGCGATCCTCAAGCAACTAATTTTCTGAAAGCTTTAGACGATCAATTGCAAGGAGTGGGAGCAAAATTTGATATCTGCGATGCGATTACGCTTGACGATATGGAAGATATGAGCCTTGCAGATATACTACTAAATGCGATTAATGATTAA
- a CDS encoding DUF4188 domain-containing protein: MAQVIPGRFTAQMDEPFVVFVIGMRINQFFAFSKWIPTARAMSPMLQNLIQNPEKGFLGGENFIYWRGVALIQYWHSFEDLEKFARNPGEIHQQAWQKFNKSIGNDGSVGIWHETYVVQPKQYEAIYVNMPVFGLAAATKHIPVSGKRERASQQLQQEASL; the protein is encoded by the coding sequence ATGGCTCAAGTAATTCCCGGCAGATTTACCGCTCAGATGGATGAACCGTTTGTTGTCTTTGTAATTGGGATGCGAATCAATCAGTTTTTCGCCTTTTCTAAATGGATTCCCACCGCCAGAGCAATGTCGCCAATGCTCCAAAACTTGATTCAAAACCCAGAAAAGGGATTTTTGGGCGGCGAAAACTTTATTTACTGGCGAGGTGTAGCACTAATTCAGTATTGGCACTCTTTTGAGGACTTAGAAAAATTTGCCAGAAATCCGGGAGAAATTCATCAACAGGCTTGGCAAAAGTTTAATAAATCAATTGGTAATGATGGCAGCGTGGGCATTTGGCACGAAACTTATGTAGTACAACCAAAACAGTACGAAGCTATTTATGTCAATATGCCTGTGTTTGGTTTAGCGGCGGCAACTAAGCATATTCCTGTCTCTGGCAAACGAGAAAGAGCAAGCCAACAACTTCAACAAGAGGCAAGTCTTTAA